The Coffea arabica cultivar ET-39 chromosome 3c, Coffea Arabica ET-39 HiFi, whole genome shotgun sequence genome contains a region encoding:
- the LOC113734411 gene encoding purple acid phosphatase 23 isoform X3: MGKIKISAGFRIILFVLGFILVAAQKIPTTLDGPFQPVTQRFDSSLRLGSDDLPMDHPRLKRNVTGMFPEQIALALSTPTSMWISWITGDAQIGLNVAALDPSTVASEVWYGKESGKYTMNKTGVSLVYNQLYPYEGLWNYTSGIIHHVRIEGLEPETKYYYKCGDSSLAAASEEFVFETLPLPSPNNYPPRIAVVGDLGLTSNSSTTIDHLTSNDPSIILMVGDLTYANQYLTTGGKGASCFSCQFPDAPIRETYQPRWDGWRRFMEPLISRVPMMVVEGNHEIEPQAAGVTFKSYLSRFSVPSNESGSNSNFYYSFDAGGAHFIMLGAYTDYNQTGIQYAWLKDDLHKIDRSVTPWVVAAWHPPWYNSYSSHYQEFECMRLQMEELLYQYGIDIVFSGHVHAYERMNRVYNHTLDPCGPVYITVGDGGNIEKVEVDHADEPGKCPSPGDNVPEFGGVCHLNFSSGPAKGQFCWDRQPEWSAYRESSFGHGILEVVNSTHALWTWHRNQEIYGLNTPGDQIYIVRQPQLCSSASKFSS; encoded by the exons ATGGGGAAGATCAAGATTAGTGCTGGTTTTCGCATTATTCTATTTGTACTAGGATTCATTTTGGTGGCTGCTCAAAAAATTCCGACAACTTTAGATGGTCCTTTTCAGCCTGTGACTCAAAGGTTTGATTCATCACTACGTTTAGGCAGTGATGACTTGCCTATGGATCATCCAAGGCTCAAAAGGAACGTTACAGGAATGTTTCCAGAACAGATTGCTCTTGCATTATCTACTCCAACTTCAATGTGGATTTCTTGGATAACTG GGGATGCCCAGATTGGTTTAAATGTAGCTGCACTTGATCCATCAACGGTGGCCAGTGAGGTGTGGTATGGGAAGGAAAGTGGAAAATATACAATGAACAAAACTGGGGTCTCACTGGTTTATAATCAGTTGTATCCGTACGAGGGTCTGTGGAATTATACCTCCGGCATTATACATCATGTGAGAATTGAGG GTCTTGAACCTGAGACAAAGTATTACTACAAGTGTGGTGATAGTTCTTTAGCAGCTGCGAGTGAGGAGTTTGTGTTTGAGACCTTACCATTGCCCAGCCCAAACAATTATCCTCCTCGAATTGCCGTTGTTGGAGATTTAGGCCTCACAAGCAATTCATCAACAACCATCGATCATCTCACAAGCAATGATCCATCAATAATTTTGATGGTTGGTGACTTAACTTATGCAAACCAGTATCTTACAACAGGGGGTAAAGGAGCTTCATGCTTTTCTTGTCAGTTTCCAGATGCACCTATAAGAGAGACGTACCAGCCTCGCTGGGATGGCTGGAGAAG GTTTATGGAGCCCCTCATTTCTAGAGTCCCCATGATGGTTGTAGAAGGGAACCATGAGATTGAGCCTCAAGCAGCTGGAGTAACATTCAAGTCGTATCTATCAAGGTTCTCTGTTCCTTCGAACGAATCAGGCTCTAACAGTAATTTTTACTATTCCTTTGATGCTGGAGGGGCACATTTTATCATGTTAGGAGCTTATACTGACTACAATCAGACTG GCATTCAGTATGCTTGGCTCAAGGATGACCTGCACAAGATAGATCGCAGCGTGACCCCTTGGGTTGTTGCTGCATGGCATCCTCCTTGGTATAATAGCTACTCATCTCACTATCAGGAATTTGAGTGTATGAGGCTGCAAATGGAAGAACTTCTATACCAATATGGCATTGACATCGTCTTTTCTGGTCAT GTGCATGCGTATGAGCGGATGAATCGAGTTTACAATCACACATTGGATCCTTGTGGCCCAGTCTACATAACAGTCGGAGATGGTGGTAATATTGAGAAGGTTGAGGTTGATCATGCAGATGAACCTGGGAAATGTCCTTCACCTGGAGACAATGTGCCAGAATTTGGAGGTGTATGTCATTTGAATTTCTCCTCTGGACCTGCAAAAGGCCAGTTTTGCTGGGACAGACAGCCCGAGTGGAGTGCATACAGGGAGAGTAGCTTTGGACATGGAATTCTTGAG GTTGTAAATTCGACACATGCATTGTGGACATGGCACAGGAATCAGGAAATTTATGGGTTAAATACCCCTGGTGATCAAATCTACATTGTTCGACAACCTCAGCTGTGTTCTTCTGCTTCTAAG TTTTCTTCCTAA
- the LOC113734413 gene encoding uncharacterized protein produces the protein MRGETPVTSGQLFNVQPINVVPSDENCRHNSGLNVSLQTGEEFSEEFLRERLTPRRPVIIDAFQQQQNRMGINIAQSRPLVYEDLTGLLGLQRKDSESGTELSEFSPQGGGYALDAENRESFGGANRYRMEYTTTDGQQQGRLSDGSNIDRTLSGLSIYPSDSPYAYQPHNSGLGYTDGSFPGKMKFLCSFGGRILPRPKDGKLRYVGGETRIMSIRKNLTYSELVRKTAAICNQPHTIKYQLPGEDLDALISVSSDEDLHHMIEEYHDLERTSQRLRIFLISSNDPESPCSFEARTGPQGDADYQYVVAVNGMLDPSPWRSSSRESLGSQMGNALDSSPVQRDSPISFHPLEVPDGGSSLNRMSNPSSKVQVFNTPQYPSKSILSSSVSPVPVQINDPRSCYTKLYEDMTRSNAYEFNSPNAAEQPSYDKYQYFNNTSYYHHQPPEAVQLRNYFHPVSHCMDSNQIPELDPHIHSTGKSVVASPSCGQLQMDKERHMVNEIAMQSENLSFPQDTAGVFPGIGTSFKTHNRMVHAVSQPQLRQKEEVKVTVEERNPFPSNYVVEKSPSYGDSSQKWLVQQLESSEKYQNARDENLSTPDLNKEFMWTENEGTNFNQDRTHNMFTDRNTSNSTPVEDNINLHEIVRPVDQMLIDCPLPVEPEGNTSRNSTSHSLTSENSQPRGHQSGPNESEYLIRSQKESETRAKAFSRDAINNSCGLKSSTHQGMDRPVDESCLLLDLNYPLSNDLSFPNPADSAKQVGLDTVHKESVHDPEFEMVKGPHKSVKKESLKEDSSETSCFPDQMSVSHPSTDQHDGIRPESTVVVEDVTDSIPPDIPSSLVVIPLVQDEPSDGTETESVAIESDHEEGNVDHDGNVDPLGDAALIEIEAGIYGLQIIKYADLEELQELGSGTFGTVYHGKWRGTDVAIKRIKKSCFAGRNSEQERLTKEFWREAQILSKLHHPNIVAFYGVVPDGPGGTLATVTEYMVDGSLKHALLRKGALDRRKKLMIALDTAFGMEYLHLKNIVHFDLKCDNLLVNLGDPQRPVCKVGDFGLSRIKRNTLVSGGVRGTLPWMAPELLHGSSNRVSEKVDVFSFGITMWEIQTGEEPYANLHCGAIIGGIVNNTLRPSIPDRCDPEWRKLMEECWSPDPAARPSFTQITNRLRIMSKALQPTRQIRARR, from the exons ATGAGGGGTGAAACTCCTGTTACTTCGGGCCAGCTGTTCAATGTTCAGCCAATTAATGttgttccaagtgatgaaaACTGTAGACATAATAGTGGACTTAATGTTTCTTTGCAGACGGGTGAGGAATTTTCTGAAGAATTCCTTAGGGAACGTCTTACACCTAGAAGACCAGTAATAATTGATGCATTTCAGCAACAGCAGAATAGAATGGGCATAAATATTGCTCAGAGTCGCCCTCTTGTGTATGAGGATCTTACTGGCCTTCTTGGCCTACAGAGAAAAGACTCTGAAAGTGGTACAGAGCTATCTGAGTTTTCTCCTCAGGGAGGAGGATATGCATTAGATGCTGAGAACCGGGAAAGCTTTGGTGGTGCAAACAGATATCGTATGGAGTATACTACCACCGATGGACAGCAACAAGGAAGATTATCTGATGGAAGTAATATCGATAGAACTCTTTCTGGTCTATCTATATATCCTTCAGATTCCCCATATGCATACCAGCCTCACAACTCTGGCTTGGGATACACAGATGGTTCTTTTCCTGGAAAGATGAAGTTTCTCTGCAGCTTTGGAGGAAGAATTTTGCCAAGGCCAAAAGATGGGAAGCTTAGATATGTCGGCGGGGAGACGAGAATTATGTCAATTAGGAAAAATTTAACTTACAGCGAACTTGTCAGGAAGACAGCTGCAATCTGTAATCAGCCTCACACAATAAAATATCAGCTCCCAGGAGAGGACCTTGATGCACTTATATCTGTCTCTTCTGATGAAGATCTCCATCATATGATAGAGGAATATCATGATTTGGAAAGAACTTCTCAGAGGTTGCGGATATTCCTTATTTCTTCGAATGATCCTGAAAGCCCATGTTCTTTTGAAGCAAGGACTGGACCACAGGGTGATGCTGACTACCAATATGTTGTTGCAGTTAATGGCATGCTGGACCCAAGTCCTTGGAGGAGCTCTAGCAGGGAGAGTCTAGGAAGCCAGATGGGGAATGCCTTGGATAGTAGTCCTGTTCAAAGAGACTCTCCGATTTCCTTTCATCCATTGGAGGTACCAGATGGGGGCAGTTCCTTGAATAGAATGAGTAATCCAAGCTCCAAAGTTCAGGTTTTTAATACCCCACAGTACCCTTCTAAGtcaattctttcttcttctgtGTCTCCGGTGCCTGTTCAAATCAATGATCCTAGGAGTTGCTACACAAAGTTGTATGAGGATATGACACGGTCTAATGCTTATGAATTTAACAGTCCAAATGCTGCCGAGCAACCATCATATGACAAGTATCAATATTTCAACAACACAAGCTACTATCATCATCAACCACCAGAAGCAGTCCAATTGAGAAATTACTTTCACCCTGTCAGCCACTGTATGGACTCCAACCAGATTCCTGAACTGGATCCCCATATTCATAGCACTGGTAAGAGTGTTGTGGCTTCACCATCTTGTGGTCAACTTCAAATGGACAAAGAAAGGCATATGGTAAATGAGATTGCAATGCAGTCTGAAAATTTATCTTTCCCTCAAGACACAGCTGGTGTGTTTCCTGGTATTGGTACTTCATTTAAAACTCACAACAGAATGGTTCATGCAGTATCTCAACCACAGTTGCGACAAAAAGAGGAAGTTAAAGTCACAGTTGAAGAAAGGAACCCATTCCCATCAAATTATGTAGTAGAAAAATCACCTTCATATGGTGATTCGTCACAAAAATGGCTGGTTCAACAACTGGAGAGCTCAGAGAAATACCAAAATGCTAGGGATGAGAATCTGTCAACACCAGATTTGAACAAGGAATTCATGTGGACAGAGAATGAAGGCACAAATTTTAACCAAGATAGGACACATAATATGTTTACTGATAGAAATACATCTAATTCCACTCCGGTAGAAGATAACATTAATCTTCATGAAATTGTAAGACCTGTTGATCAAATGCTCATTGACTGTCCGTTGCCAGTAGAGCCGGAAGGCAACACAAGCAGAAACTCCACATCGCATTCATTGACATCCGAGAACTCCCAACCACGAGGTCATCAATCAGGACCTAATGAATCTGAGTATCTCATCAGAAGCCAAAAAGAGAGTGAGACTAGGGCTAAAGCATTTAGCAGGGATGCCATTAACAACTCTTGTGGACTAAAATCATCTACACATCAGGGAATGGACAGACCAGTGGATGAATCCTGCCTGCTCTTGGACTTGAATTATCCTCTTAGTAATGATCTTTCATTTCCTAATCCAGCTGATAGTGCTAAACAAGTTGGGTTGGATACCGTCCACAAGGAATCTGTGCATGATCCTGAATTCGAAATGGTGAAAGGTCCTCATAAGAGCGTGAAAAAGGAGAGTCTGAAGGAAGATTCTTCTGAGACATCCTGTTTTCCAGATCAGATGTCTGTCTCTCATCCTTCAACTGATCAGCATGATGGTATTCGACCAGAATCAACTGTTGTTGTAGAGGATGTAACTGATAGCATTCCGCCAGATATTCCGTCCTCCCTGGTGGTTATCCCACTAGTGCAAGATGAGCCAAGTGATGGGACAGAGACTGAATCTGTTGCCATAGAGTCTGACCACGAG GAAGGGAATGTTGATCATGATGGTAATGTTGACCCCCTTGGTGATGCTGCTTTGATTGAAATTGAAGCTGGAATCTATGGCTTACAG ATAATAAAATATGCTGATCTTGAAGAACTGCAAGAGTTAGGATCTGGTACATTTGGAACTGTTTACCATGGAAAGTGGAGGGGAACAGATGTTGCTATCAAGAGAATTAAAAAGAGCTGTTTTGCTGGGAGAAATTCAGAGCAAGAGCGATTG ACTAAAGAGTTTTGGAGAGAGGCTCAGATCCTCTCTAAGCTACACCATCCCAATATTGTGGCATTCTATGGGGTCGTTCCTGATGGACCTGGGGGAACATTGGCAACTGTAACTGAATATATGGTTGATGGGTCGTTAAAACATGCACTCTTAAGGAAGGG AGCACTTGATCGGCGTAAAAAGCTTATGATTGCACTTGATACTGCTTTTGGCATGGAGTATCTGCATTTGAAGAATATAGTTCATTTTGATTTAAAATGTGACAACTTGCTAGTTAACTTGGGAGATCCTCAAAGGCCAGTGTGCAAG GTTGGTGATTTTGGACTGTCAAGAATTAAGCGAAATACACTTGTTTCGGGTGGTGTGCGAGGAACACTTCCCTGGATGGCTCCAGAGCTATTGCATGGAAGTAGTAATCGAGTTTCTGAAAAA GTCGATGTATTCTCATTTGGCATCACAATGTGGGAGATCCAAACAGGAGAGGAGCCCTATGCCAACTTGCACTGTGGCGCCATCATAG GTGGGATTGTAAATAACACTCTCAGGCCTAGCATCCCTGATCGTTGTGATCCTGAGTGGAGAAAGTTGATGGAAGAATGTTGGTCACCAGATCCAGCTGCAAGGCCATCATTCACACAAATAACAAACAGGCTGCGTATCATGTCAAAGGCACTGCAGCCAACAAGACAGATTCGAGCTAGAAGATAA
- the LOC113734411 gene encoding purple acid phosphatase 23 isoform X1 — MGKIKISAGFRIILFVLGFILVAAQKIPTTLDGPFQPVTQRFDSSLRLGSDDLPMDHPRLKRNVTGMFPEQIALALSTPTSMWISWITGDAQIGLNVAALDPSTVASEVWYGKESGKYTMNKTGVSLVYNQLYPYEGLWNYTSGIIHHVRIEGLEPETKYYYKCGDSSLAAASEEFVFETLPLPSPNNYPPRIAVVGDLGLTSNSSTTIDHLTSNDPSIILMVGDLTYANQYLTTGGKGASCFSCQFPDAPIRETYQPRWDGWRRFMEPLISRVPMMVVEGNHEIEPQAAGVTFKSYLSRFSVPSNESGSNSNFYYSFDAGGAHFIMLGAYTDYNQTGIQYAWLKDDLHKIDRSVTPWVVAAWHPPWYNSYSSHYQEFECMRLQMEELLYQYGIDIVFSGHVHAYERMNRVYNHTLDPCGPVYITVGDGGNIEKVEVDHADEPGKCPSPGDNVPEFGGVCHLNFSSGPAKGQFCWDRQPEWSAYRESSFGHGILEVVNSTHALWTWHRNQEIYGLNTPGDQIYIVRQPQLCSSASKHSQIMICVHRIAAFSNNSITISKRCCNSSASLFVPWIHVFFVFLDLFFPSMVVDLRS, encoded by the exons ATGGGGAAGATCAAGATTAGTGCTGGTTTTCGCATTATTCTATTTGTACTAGGATTCATTTTGGTGGCTGCTCAAAAAATTCCGACAACTTTAGATGGTCCTTTTCAGCCTGTGACTCAAAGGTTTGATTCATCACTACGTTTAGGCAGTGATGACTTGCCTATGGATCATCCAAGGCTCAAAAGGAACGTTACAGGAATGTTTCCAGAACAGATTGCTCTTGCATTATCTACTCCAACTTCAATGTGGATTTCTTGGATAACTG GGGATGCCCAGATTGGTTTAAATGTAGCTGCACTTGATCCATCAACGGTGGCCAGTGAGGTGTGGTATGGGAAGGAAAGTGGAAAATATACAATGAACAAAACTGGGGTCTCACTGGTTTATAATCAGTTGTATCCGTACGAGGGTCTGTGGAATTATACCTCCGGCATTATACATCATGTGAGAATTGAGG GTCTTGAACCTGAGACAAAGTATTACTACAAGTGTGGTGATAGTTCTTTAGCAGCTGCGAGTGAGGAGTTTGTGTTTGAGACCTTACCATTGCCCAGCCCAAACAATTATCCTCCTCGAATTGCCGTTGTTGGAGATTTAGGCCTCACAAGCAATTCATCAACAACCATCGATCATCTCACAAGCAATGATCCATCAATAATTTTGATGGTTGGTGACTTAACTTATGCAAACCAGTATCTTACAACAGGGGGTAAAGGAGCTTCATGCTTTTCTTGTCAGTTTCCAGATGCACCTATAAGAGAGACGTACCAGCCTCGCTGGGATGGCTGGAGAAG GTTTATGGAGCCCCTCATTTCTAGAGTCCCCATGATGGTTGTAGAAGGGAACCATGAGATTGAGCCTCAAGCAGCTGGAGTAACATTCAAGTCGTATCTATCAAGGTTCTCTGTTCCTTCGAACGAATCAGGCTCTAACAGTAATTTTTACTATTCCTTTGATGCTGGAGGGGCACATTTTATCATGTTAGGAGCTTATACTGACTACAATCAGACTG GCATTCAGTATGCTTGGCTCAAGGATGACCTGCACAAGATAGATCGCAGCGTGACCCCTTGGGTTGTTGCTGCATGGCATCCTCCTTGGTATAATAGCTACTCATCTCACTATCAGGAATTTGAGTGTATGAGGCTGCAAATGGAAGAACTTCTATACCAATATGGCATTGACATCGTCTTTTCTGGTCAT GTGCATGCGTATGAGCGGATGAATCGAGTTTACAATCACACATTGGATCCTTGTGGCCCAGTCTACATAACAGTCGGAGATGGTGGTAATATTGAGAAGGTTGAGGTTGATCATGCAGATGAACCTGGGAAATGTCCTTCACCTGGAGACAATGTGCCAGAATTTGGAGGTGTATGTCATTTGAATTTCTCCTCTGGACCTGCAAAAGGCCAGTTTTGCTGGGACAGACAGCCCGAGTGGAGTGCATACAGGGAGAGTAGCTTTGGACATGGAATTCTTGAG GTTGTAAATTCGACACATGCATTGTGGACATGGCACAGGAATCAGGAAATTTATGGGTTAAATACCCCTGGTGATCAAATCTACATTGTTCGACAACCTCAGCTGTGTTCTTCTGCTTCTAAG CATTCTCAAATTATGATTTGTGTTCATCGTATTGCAGCATTCTCAAATAACTCCATCACCATCTCCAAAAGATGCTGCAACTCAAGTGCAAGCCTCTTTGTCCCCTGGATtcatgttttctttgttttccttgattTGTTTTTCCCTTCAATGGTTGTTGACTTGAGAAGTTGA
- the LOC113734411 gene encoding purple acid phosphatase 23 isoform X2, with protein MGKIKISAGFRIILFVLGFILVAAQKIPTTLDGPFQPVTQRFDSSLRLGSDDLPMDHPRLKRNVTGMFPEQIALALSTPTSMWISWITGDAQIGLNVAALDPSTVASEVWYGKESGKYTMNKTGVSLVYNQLYPYEGLWNYTSGIIHHVRIEGLEPETKYYYKCGDSSLAAASEEFVFETLPLPSPNNYPPRIAVVGDLGLTSNSSTTIDHLTSNDPSIILMVGDLTYANQYLTTGGKGASCFSCQFPDAPIRETYQPRWDGWRRFMEPLISRVPMMVVEGNHEIEPQAAGVTFKSYLSRFSVPSNESGSNSNFYYSFDAGGAHFIMLGAYTDYNQTGIQYAWLKDDLHKIDRSVTPWVVAAWHPPWYNSYSSHYQEFECMRLQMEELLYQYGIDIVFSGHVHAYERMNRVYNHTLDPCGPVYITVGDGGNIEKVEVDHADEPGKCPSPGDNVPEFGGVCHLNFSSGPAKGQFCWDRQPEWSAYRESSFGHGILEVVNSTHALWTWHRNQEIYGLNTPGDQIYIVRQPQLCSSASKHSQITPSPSPKDAATQVQASLSPGFMFSLFSLICFSLQWLLT; from the exons ATGGGGAAGATCAAGATTAGTGCTGGTTTTCGCATTATTCTATTTGTACTAGGATTCATTTTGGTGGCTGCTCAAAAAATTCCGACAACTTTAGATGGTCCTTTTCAGCCTGTGACTCAAAGGTTTGATTCATCACTACGTTTAGGCAGTGATGACTTGCCTATGGATCATCCAAGGCTCAAAAGGAACGTTACAGGAATGTTTCCAGAACAGATTGCTCTTGCATTATCTACTCCAACTTCAATGTGGATTTCTTGGATAACTG GGGATGCCCAGATTGGTTTAAATGTAGCTGCACTTGATCCATCAACGGTGGCCAGTGAGGTGTGGTATGGGAAGGAAAGTGGAAAATATACAATGAACAAAACTGGGGTCTCACTGGTTTATAATCAGTTGTATCCGTACGAGGGTCTGTGGAATTATACCTCCGGCATTATACATCATGTGAGAATTGAGG GTCTTGAACCTGAGACAAAGTATTACTACAAGTGTGGTGATAGTTCTTTAGCAGCTGCGAGTGAGGAGTTTGTGTTTGAGACCTTACCATTGCCCAGCCCAAACAATTATCCTCCTCGAATTGCCGTTGTTGGAGATTTAGGCCTCACAAGCAATTCATCAACAACCATCGATCATCTCACAAGCAATGATCCATCAATAATTTTGATGGTTGGTGACTTAACTTATGCAAACCAGTATCTTACAACAGGGGGTAAAGGAGCTTCATGCTTTTCTTGTCAGTTTCCAGATGCACCTATAAGAGAGACGTACCAGCCTCGCTGGGATGGCTGGAGAAG GTTTATGGAGCCCCTCATTTCTAGAGTCCCCATGATGGTTGTAGAAGGGAACCATGAGATTGAGCCTCAAGCAGCTGGAGTAACATTCAAGTCGTATCTATCAAGGTTCTCTGTTCCTTCGAACGAATCAGGCTCTAACAGTAATTTTTACTATTCCTTTGATGCTGGAGGGGCACATTTTATCATGTTAGGAGCTTATACTGACTACAATCAGACTG GCATTCAGTATGCTTGGCTCAAGGATGACCTGCACAAGATAGATCGCAGCGTGACCCCTTGGGTTGTTGCTGCATGGCATCCTCCTTGGTATAATAGCTACTCATCTCACTATCAGGAATTTGAGTGTATGAGGCTGCAAATGGAAGAACTTCTATACCAATATGGCATTGACATCGTCTTTTCTGGTCAT GTGCATGCGTATGAGCGGATGAATCGAGTTTACAATCACACATTGGATCCTTGTGGCCCAGTCTACATAACAGTCGGAGATGGTGGTAATATTGAGAAGGTTGAGGTTGATCATGCAGATGAACCTGGGAAATGTCCTTCACCTGGAGACAATGTGCCAGAATTTGGAGGTGTATGTCATTTGAATTTCTCCTCTGGACCTGCAAAAGGCCAGTTTTGCTGGGACAGACAGCCCGAGTGGAGTGCATACAGGGAGAGTAGCTTTGGACATGGAATTCTTGAG GTTGTAAATTCGACACATGCATTGTGGACATGGCACAGGAATCAGGAAATTTATGGGTTAAATACCCCTGGTGATCAAATCTACATTGTTCGACAACCTCAGCTGTGTTCTTCTGCTTCTAAG CATTCTCAAATAACTCCATCACCATCTCCAAAAGATGCTGCAACTCAAGTGCAAGCCTCTTTGTCCCCTGGATtcatgttttctttgttttccttgattTGTTTTTCCCTTCAATGGTTGTTGACTTGA
- the LOC113734411 gene encoding purple acid phosphatase 23 isoform X4 — protein sequence MGKIKISAGFRIILFVLGFILVAAQKIPTTLDGPFQPVTQRFDSSLRLGSDDLPMDHPRLKRNVTGMFPEQIALALSTPTSMWISWITGDAQIGLNVAALDPSTVASEVWYGKESGKYTMNKTGVSLVYNQLYPYEGLWNYTSGIIHHVRIEGLEPETKYYYKCGDSSLAAASEEFVFETLPLPSPNNYPPRIAVVGDLGLTSNSSTTIDHLTSNDPSIILMVGDLTYANQYLTTGGKGASCFSCQFPDAPIRETYQPRWDGWRRFMEPLISRVPMMVVEGNHEIEPQAAGVTFKSYLSRFSVPSNESGSNSNFYYSFDAGGAHFIMLGAYTDYNQTGIQYAWLKDDLHKIDRSVTPWVVAAWHPPWYNSYSSHYQEFECMRLQMEELLYQYGIDIVFSGHVS from the exons ATGGGGAAGATCAAGATTAGTGCTGGTTTTCGCATTATTCTATTTGTACTAGGATTCATTTTGGTGGCTGCTCAAAAAATTCCGACAACTTTAGATGGTCCTTTTCAGCCTGTGACTCAAAGGTTTGATTCATCACTACGTTTAGGCAGTGATGACTTGCCTATGGATCATCCAAGGCTCAAAAGGAACGTTACAGGAATGTTTCCAGAACAGATTGCTCTTGCATTATCTACTCCAACTTCAATGTGGATTTCTTGGATAACTG GGGATGCCCAGATTGGTTTAAATGTAGCTGCACTTGATCCATCAACGGTGGCCAGTGAGGTGTGGTATGGGAAGGAAAGTGGAAAATATACAATGAACAAAACTGGGGTCTCACTGGTTTATAATCAGTTGTATCCGTACGAGGGTCTGTGGAATTATACCTCCGGCATTATACATCATGTGAGAATTGAGG GTCTTGAACCTGAGACAAAGTATTACTACAAGTGTGGTGATAGTTCTTTAGCAGCTGCGAGTGAGGAGTTTGTGTTTGAGACCTTACCATTGCCCAGCCCAAACAATTATCCTCCTCGAATTGCCGTTGTTGGAGATTTAGGCCTCACAAGCAATTCATCAACAACCATCGATCATCTCACAAGCAATGATCCATCAATAATTTTGATGGTTGGTGACTTAACTTATGCAAACCAGTATCTTACAACAGGGGGTAAAGGAGCTTCATGCTTTTCTTGTCAGTTTCCAGATGCACCTATAAGAGAGACGTACCAGCCTCGCTGGGATGGCTGGAGAAG GTTTATGGAGCCCCTCATTTCTAGAGTCCCCATGATGGTTGTAGAAGGGAACCATGAGATTGAGCCTCAAGCAGCTGGAGTAACATTCAAGTCGTATCTATCAAGGTTCTCTGTTCCTTCGAACGAATCAGGCTCTAACAGTAATTTTTACTATTCCTTTGATGCTGGAGGGGCACATTTTATCATGTTAGGAGCTTATACTGACTACAATCAGACTG GCATTCAGTATGCTTGGCTCAAGGATGACCTGCACAAGATAGATCGCAGCGTGACCCCTTGGGTTGTTGCTGCATGGCATCCTCCTTGGTATAATAGCTACTCATCTCACTATCAGGAATTTGAGTGTATGAGGCTGCAAATGGAAGAACTTCTATACCAATATGGCATTGACATCGTCTTTTCTGGTCATGTAAGCTGA
- the LOC113734412 gene encoding probable voltage-gated potassium channel subunit beta, with the protein MQYKNLGRSGLKVSQLSYGAWVTFGNQLDVKEAKSLLQCCRDHGVNFFDNAEVYANGRAEEIMGQAIRELGWKRSDVVISTKIFWGGSGPNDKGLSRKHVIEGTKASLKRLDMDYVDVIYCHRPDVSTPIEETVRAMNYVIDKGWAYYWGTSEWSAQQITEAWSVALRLDLVGPIVEQPEYNLLSRHKVESEYLPLYSNYGIGLTTWSPLASGVLSGKYSLGSPPPSDTRFALDNYKNLASRSLVEDVLRKVDGLKPIAKELDVSLPQLAIAWCAANPNVSSVITGATKESQIKENMKAIDVIPKLTPLVMEKIEAVVQTKPKRPDSYR; encoded by the exons ATGCAGTACAAAAACTTGGGTAGATCGGGGTTGAAGGTCTCCCAGCTTTCTTACGGGGCCTGGGTAACCTTCGGGAATCAATTGGACGTGAAAGAAGCCAAGAGTCTGCTCCAATGCTGCAGGGATCACGGGGTGAATTTCTTCGACAACGCCGAGGTTTACGCCAACGGCCGGGCGGAGGAAATCATGGGACAGGCGATTCGGGAGCTGGGATGGAAGAGAAGCGACGTCGTAATCTCCACCAAGATTTTCTGGGGCGGGTCTGGTCCGAACGATAAAGGGTTGTCGAGGAAACACGTAATTGAAGGGACCAAAGCTTCGTTGAAGAGATTGGATATGGACTATGTTGACGTCATCTACTGCCACAGGCCCGACGTCAGCACCCCGATTGAGGAGACTGTGAGGGCGATGAACTATGTGATCGATAAGGGGTGGGCTTATTATTGGGGGACCAGTGAATGGTCTGCTCAGCAGATCACCGAAGCTTGGTCTGTTGCTCTGAGGTTGGATCTTGTGGGTCCCATTGTTGAACAGCCTGAGTATAATCTGCTCTCCAGGCACAAG GTAGAGTCGGAGTATCTCCCTCTCTATAGTAACTATGGTATTGGTCTTACCACATGGAGTCCACTTGCGTCTGGTGTTCTGAGCGGAAAGTACTCATTGGGTTCTCCTCCTCCATCTGACACTCGGTTTGCACTGGATAATTACAAG AATCTTGCAAGCAGATCATTGGTAGAAGACGTCTTGAGGAAGGTTGATGGACTGAAACCCATTGCTAAGGAGTTGGATGTTTCTTTGCCTCAACTTGCAATTGCTTGGTGTGCTGCAAATCCTAATGTCTCATCGGTTATTACTGGTGCGACCAAAGAATCTCAG ATTAAAGAGAACATGAAAGCTATAGATGTCATTCCAAAGCTGACACCCCTTGTGATGGAGAAGATCGAGGCTGTAGTTCAGACTAAACCAAAGCGGCCAGATTCATACCGGTAG